The following are from one region of the Granulicella aggregans genome:
- a CDS encoding tetratricopeptide repeat protein has product MLRLCGRSLALFLLAVSSIAQVPTPVRIADASCAKCHAEIYNKYLSTPMANASGAAEERPHPPSTVRSLAGATYTITNSGHEGRASLLSTSSHGETMTVPLDYFLGSGHLGTTYIYGADGFLFESPIAWYAASASFDMKPGLAGMQHAVPALPLQSGCLRCHMSEVRRSDAGTINRYSNSAFLHTGVTCESCHGDSSGHLSSGGNALPVKLARLDALKRDSICINCHLEGDVLVERAGRSALDFVPGQSITALVAYYVFGGKDATARAVSEVEQFAQSRCKLESGERMSCTTCHDPHFTPASEVRAAFFRSKCLSCHTDAKFAESHHPENKDCVSCHMKQTGAQNIPHVAWTDHRILRLPDSEKQERPRTKLSKLTPIFTESASKRDLAMGYYKAMLAGDRALEPLAWSQLNALRDEITGDAEALDALGVMTAARGDGAAAGGLFRRVLALDSNNLTALSNLGTLMAKEGRLDEAQRLLNAAFATNQDIPGLALNVARVDCMAGSSEAAKKALRSALVYNRGLESLESLSTQLSHCPAASAR; this is encoded by the coding sequence TTGCTGAGGCTATGCGGACGATCACTCGCGCTGTTCCTGCTAGCGGTGAGTTCTATCGCTCAGGTTCCCACTCCGGTTCGGATTGCCGACGCGAGTTGCGCCAAGTGCCACGCGGAGATCTACAACAAATACCTATCGACTCCCATGGCCAACGCAAGCGGTGCGGCGGAGGAGAGACCGCATCCGCCAAGCACTGTGCGGAGCCTGGCGGGAGCAACTTACACCATCACAAACAGTGGCCATGAAGGAAGAGCGAGTCTTCTCAGCACGAGCAGCCACGGCGAAACGATGACCGTGCCTTTGGACTACTTTCTCGGCTCGGGGCATCTTGGCACGACGTATATCTATGGCGCCGATGGGTTCCTCTTCGAGTCTCCGATCGCTTGGTATGCTGCGTCGGCGAGTTTCGATATGAAGCCCGGCCTTGCCGGGATGCAACATGCGGTTCCAGCGCTTCCGCTACAGAGCGGATGTCTTCGATGTCATATGAGCGAAGTGAGACGCAGTGATGCTGGAACCATCAACCGTTACAGTAACTCCGCCTTCCTGCATACCGGTGTGACCTGCGAGTCCTGCCATGGCGACAGCAGTGGGCACCTCTCCAGTGGCGGCAACGCCCTGCCGGTAAAGCTCGCGCGACTGGATGCTTTGAAGAGAGATTCCATCTGCATCAACTGCCACCTTGAAGGAGATGTGCTGGTCGAGCGGGCGGGCCGGTCAGCCCTCGACTTTGTGCCCGGTCAGTCCATCACGGCTCTCGTCGCTTACTACGTCTTTGGCGGCAAGGACGCGACAGCGCGCGCAGTGAGTGAGGTGGAGCAGTTTGCTCAGAGCCGTTGCAAGCTGGAGTCCGGCGAGCGGATGTCCTGCACCACTTGTCACGATCCGCACTTCACCCCGGCTAGCGAGGTTCGTGCGGCATTCTTTCGCAGCAAGTGTCTCAGCTGCCATACTGACGCGAAGTTTGCGGAGTCGCACCACCCTGAGAACAAGGATTGCGTGAGTTGTCATATGAAACAGACCGGAGCGCAGAATATTCCGCATGTTGCCTGGACAGACCATCGCATCCTCAGGTTGCCGGATTCAGAGAAGCAGGAACGCCCGCGCACCAAGCTCAGCAAACTCACCCCGATCTTCACGGAGTCTGCGTCGAAGCGGGACCTGGCGATGGGATATTACAAGGCGATGCTTGCGGGAGACAGAGCGCTGGAGCCGCTTGCGTGGTCGCAGTTGAACGCTCTTCGTGATGAGATAACAGGCGATGCAGAGGCGCTCGATGCCCTGGGAGTGATGACCGCGGCTCGTGGCGATGGGGCCGCGGCGGGAGGTCTATTTCGGCGGGTTCTCGCGCTCGACAGCAACAACCTGACTGCACTTTCAAACCTCGGAACCCTGATGGCTAAGGAGGGCAGGTTGGATGAGGCCCAGCGTCTACTGAACGCCGCGTTCGCGACGAACCAGGACATTCCCGGTCTGGCGTTAAACGTTGCCCGAGTCGACTGCATGGCAGGGAGCTCCGAAGCAGCGAAGAAAGCCCTGCGGTCAGCGCTGGTTTATAACCGTGGCCTCGAGAGTTTAGAGTCGCTGAGTACGCAGTTATCGCATTGTCCAGCAGCGAGCGCACGTTGA
- a CDS encoding tetratricopeptide repeat protein → MKTQLRVLLLAAMTFMKIQAQSPVDPLAEPKALLAHGLTKDAETAINIYLQTNPNSADGHYFRAEIFFREQRAKESLAEFTTGAKGRNPTAREFGIIASDYVLLGDYVDADRWFTRATAHDPAEASYWYLLGRTRYKEGEYADAVSAFERALSLHPRYVEAENNRGLALSVLQEKDLAAQAFQQAIDWQGSSGTDSQPYFNLGSLLLEQNELTKAVALLKKAVTLSPSNPRMHEELGKAYVQQGDLSLAEREMETAVALSPETSSLHFRLGQIYKKQSKDDLAKNEFAICAKLAGTHSSKETPNPFGPE, encoded by the coding sequence ATGAAAACCCAACTCCGAGTGTTGCTGCTGGCGGCGATGACGTTCATGAAGATACAGGCGCAGTCTCCGGTGGACCCGCTCGCAGAGCCGAAGGCGCTACTGGCGCACGGACTTACCAAGGACGCTGAGACAGCCATCAATATCTATCTTCAGACAAATCCGAACTCTGCTGACGGTCACTATTTTCGCGCGGAGATCTTCTTCCGTGAACAGAGAGCGAAGGAGTCTCTCGCGGAGTTCACCACAGGAGCGAAGGGAAGAAATCCGACCGCACGCGAGTTCGGGATCATTGCGTCAGACTATGTTTTGCTGGGGGATTATGTCGACGCCGACCGCTGGTTCACCCGGGCGACTGCTCATGATCCTGCGGAGGCGAGCTATTGGTATCTCCTAGGCAGGACAAGATATAAGGAAGGCGAGTACGCAGATGCCGTGAGTGCGTTCGAGCGTGCGCTGTCACTGCATCCGCGTTATGTTGAAGCGGAGAACAACCGGGGTCTCGCGCTATCTGTCCTGCAAGAGAAAGACCTGGCGGCGCAGGCGTTTCAACAGGCGATCGACTGGCAGGGAAGCTCCGGGACAGACTCGCAGCCTTACTTCAATCTGGGATCGTTGTTGCTCGAGCAGAACGAACTTACAAAGGCCGTGGCCCTTTTGAAGAAGGCGGTCACCCTATCCCCTTCGAATCCCCGTATGCACGAAGAGCTGGGAAAGGCCTATGTTCAGCAAGGTGACCTCTCCCTGGCTGAGCGCGAGATGGAGACGGCTGTGGCCTTGTCCCCCGAGACTTCGTCGCTTCATTTTCGCCTGGGACAGATTTATAAAAAGCAGTCGAAGGACGATCTGGCGAAAAACGAGTTTGCCATCTGTGCCAAGCTCGCAGGAACGCACTCTTCCAAGGAGACTCCCAACCCCTTTGGTCCGGAGTAG
- a CDS encoding DUF6088 family protein — MERLTEAILERTSALPEGAPVSAKMLLHLGTRPAVDQSLSRLARRGKLLRAGRGMYISPVTSRFGTHAPSAHRLIAELSAQRGEDIVPSGAASANALGLTTQVPTQMIYWTSGRSRKLNLGKLAIELVHVPSWQLAFAKERAGEIVRALAWAGPERVHAVLKEIEGKVPRTEIRKVAQQVSRFPSWMASALSRSAVDA; from the coding sequence ATGGAACGCCTTACAGAAGCCATTCTTGAGAGGACAAGCGCACTCCCCGAGGGAGCGCCGGTGAGCGCCAAAATGCTGCTGCATCTCGGCACACGCCCCGCTGTGGACCAGTCGCTCTCGCGCCTTGCGAGGCGCGGGAAGCTCCTGAGAGCCGGCCGGGGCATGTACATCTCTCCAGTGACGAGCCGGTTCGGAACTCATGCGCCTTCCGCCCATCGGTTGATCGCGGAGCTGTCCGCTCAACGCGGCGAAGACATTGTGCCGTCGGGCGCTGCGTCCGCGAACGCGCTTGGACTCACCACCCAGGTTCCCACTCAGATGATCTATTGGACATCGGGCCGGAGCCGCAAGCTGAATCTCGGAAAGCTGGCGATCGAACTCGTGCATGTCCCGTCCTGGCAACTCGCCTTCGCCAAGGAACGCGCCGGAGAGATCGTCCGCGCGCTGGCGTGGGCAGGCCCGGAGAGAGTCCATGCGGTTCTGAAGGAGATCGAGGGGAAGGTTCCCCGGACTGAGATTCGGAAGGTCGCGCAGCAGGTCTCCCGTTTTCCGAGCTGGATGGCGAGCGCCCTCAGCCGGAGCGCCGTCGATGCCTGA
- a CDS encoding nucleotidyl transferase AbiEii/AbiGii toxin family protein: MPDSYFQLSRQNQASALAAGSDVSGRAPHLLEKDIWVVWALATLFRSDLGAHLVFKGGTALSKAHKVITRFSEDVDLTYDIRALAPELVRGSAGGIDAIPPSRSQEKKWSDEIRRELLPAWIRNQAHPIIQAGLERLENVSSRITEDCIFIDYQPVAPASGYALPTVKLEFGARCSGEPSTIIPVRCDMEGLVSGVEFPNADPRVMNLTRIFWEKATAAHVYCVQGEKGLSNRFSRHFHDLVRIEETGHLAEALATQDVAEAVAIHKNAFFVEKDANGNRIDYLEAVHAGLILVPSGSGYDALRTDYLHMLEDGLLAGNAETFDDLMTRCSGIQAQLKHR; the protein is encoded by the coding sequence ATGCCTGATAGCTATTTCCAACTGAGCAGGCAGAACCAGGCCAGCGCCCTTGCTGCGGGTTCGGATGTCTCCGGTCGTGCGCCTCACTTGTTGGAGAAGGACATCTGGGTCGTCTGGGCGCTTGCGACTCTCTTTCGATCCGACTTGGGAGCGCACCTCGTCTTCAAAGGCGGCACGGCTCTGTCGAAGGCACACAAGGTCATCACCCGCTTTTCGGAAGACGTTGACCTCACCTACGACATCCGCGCTCTCGCCCCTGAGCTGGTTCGCGGTTCCGCGGGCGGCATCGACGCGATTCCGCCGAGCCGCAGCCAGGAGAAGAAATGGTCCGACGAGATCCGTCGCGAACTCCTTCCCGCATGGATTCGGAACCAGGCTCACCCCATCATTCAGGCCGGCTTGGAACGTTTGGAGAATGTATCCAGCCGCATCACTGAGGATTGCATCTTCATCGACTACCAGCCGGTGGCACCGGCGTCAGGCTACGCACTCCCGACTGTGAAACTGGAGTTTGGCGCGCGGTGCAGCGGAGAGCCAAGTACGATCATTCCCGTTCGCTGCGATATGGAGGGGCTGGTATCCGGGGTCGAGTTTCCAAACGCCGACCCTCGCGTCATGAATCTGACCCGCATCTTCTGGGAGAAGGCGACTGCCGCCCATGTGTATTGCGTCCAGGGCGAAAAGGGTCTTAGCAATCGGTTTTCGCGGCACTTCCACGATCTGGTTCGTATCGAAGAGACCGGACATCTTGCCGAAGCTCTCGCGACCCAAGATGTCGCCGAAGCCGTTGCCATTCACAAAAACGCTTTCTTCGTTGAGAAGGACGCCAACGGGAACCGGATCGACTATCTGGAGGCCGTCCACGCAGGCCTGATACTGGTGCCCAGCGGAAGCGGATACGATGCCCTTCGCACGGACTATCTGCACATGCTCGAAGACGGGCTATTGGCCGGCAATGCGGAGACGTTTGACGATCTGATGACACGGTGTTCGGGAATCCAAGCGCAGCTCAAGCACCGCTG